The Periophthalmus magnuspinnatus isolate fPerMag1 chromosome 15, fPerMag1.2.pri, whole genome shotgun sequence genomic sequence gctttattatacagtttattataacaagtataagacacatagactagtatacacccatggaccactatgaacctacctggatgactgagggattacacagatataaggctgcGTGGgaatgggaatataaaagaaagaaccaccatttaatgtggaatcacagtatattgtctaaagaaagagtgtttttattatcattgtggtatcgggaTCGAGTATCAAGTGTAAAGTCCATGTGTGTTGTCTTCCAGCCCCCACCTCAGATGCacatcccctctctcctcatctctgtgCTCAGCTGTGGAAAAGCATCTCCAGGGAAACTGAACCTGTTTGAAGAGGTCCTCCTGAtccccaaaccaggactgagagcCAGACAGGTActacagatgccctcccaccccCCCCAAAAGCAAGACTGCGGGCCAGATAGGTACTCCAAATGCCCTCCCATacatccaaaccaggacttaaggCCAGACAGGTAATCCGGATGCCCTCCTATAACatccaaaaccaggactaagtgtcaaacaaatactacaaatgcCCTTCCACAAACCACAAGCCAGGATAAAGGGTTAGACAGGTAGTACAGATTGCGTCTGATGCCCTtcctgtatgtcagatgccctccatggTGTGTTGGATTGCATCAGATACCCTCCcatcctcttccctctgtttcAGGTGATGCAGACAGCGCAGGAGGTgcagagagagatgcagaggATCGTGGGCTCTGGGAGTAAAGCCGGGGTCAGTGTTTCTACACAGAGATAAATTCTGTAACAGCACATGTGAGAATAAGGGAGCAGGCAGCAGACGGGCTCTATATAAACTCTATATCAACTCTATAGCTGCACATGTGTGAGAATAAGATGTGTCTAAGCTGAAGgtgaaaaaactttaaaaacacagattcccacctgatgatgtcacgaGCTGGAATAGGCCTTTGACCCCTCTttcttgtttgtgtgtttagactTTTGGTGCACTGCTGAGTGACTGTGGCGCTCCCTGTCTGAGCGCAGAGAAAGTGGAGCAGCCTCTGGACCTCCTCTCCGAGGCCTGTTCAAACCTGGAGCTGAACCTGGGAGCAGAGCTGTTTGTGGGGCTGAGCTGCGCCACACCCAACCTCTATGATCACGTGAGTCTGGAACAGTTACAGCAAACTGAAAACTGCTCAAATCCAGATGATAGTTCAGAATTAAATCAGGCCTACTCAGCAAAATGaacatttcagagcttttaaatgttttttagttgtttcccctcaacatttactcacccaaagttgtatttggagtgagtcGTGCTTTTGCTCGCTTTAGCACAGTGTAGTCAGTTAAAAAAGGAGCTGCTCCCTAGTGTGatttgcagctatccatagggggcgccgacagcatggggcgctttgttgtgatgatgtttacagcgacgtcagctcccattgggcaccactgttttctaatgcggaagtcagtggatttgtttcttttattaaggtctgctttaaaggcacactatgtaacttttctggtggaagaatTAAAAATACCTCCACagagatgtttcacagtatggcataaaacctatcTAGTCTGTTTgcatgtgctgtttgtgtgtgtgtcagtccAAAGGTAAATACGAGGTTAGCTCTGGTCTCCTCAAGACTCCAGACGAGGTGGTGGATCTGCTCCAGGCTCTGCTTCTCAAATACCCCAGTGTGGTGACCGTCATAGACCCCCTCAGGAGAGAGGTGAGTCCTGACCTCAGTCGGTGCTTACAGATGGATaaagctaacttgctagctgccacgttccaaataggaagtgagggTGTGCAACTTTAAgaacctcactcctgattggcaaGATCCAAAGTATGGATCTTGGCTCAGGTGAAGGATGAAGAAGGGCTTGGTGATGTTTGctgacctcctctctctctcccctcttcctctcaagccctccctctctccccctttctttttctccctctatctatcccccctccctctttctcctccctccctctctctctttctttctctcctttgctctctcAGGATGTGGAGCAGTGGAAGCGTCTTGCTGCATCCGTCTCAGAGTCCTGTTCTCTTCTCAGCGACATCACCTTCAGAGTACAAGCCCCACCTCCtccaggggtcaaaggtcatgtccTCAAACACGTCAATCATGTGACCATCAGCGACCTCATCCGAGTGAGCACTGAGCAAGAAGGTAACACACTCCTCTAATGTAATGAAGggtgtgtctgaatgtctcccgcctgacccctgacccctcactcactccagAGCCTCTTTATCAGACTCTATAGAGCCTCATTCACACAGAGATTCACACCAAGCTCACTATGgtcaggtcatgtgactttggTACTGGGTGAAAAAAGTCTAAACTAAAACTTGATTTGTGTTGATGAGATGAGATTGGACAagtctttatggactaataataatctcacACATGTATGGACCTGGATCTCATATAAATGGACTGGagtattcataatcaggatcaatcgtgtgataaaccagcgcttctatctgcttcattcgtcatgttgtgtccagttaaagacctgtctctgtctACTGTTGGTTTTCTGACTCTcccaatgcattgtggtctatattgacctgTCTAGTGACCACAGctggacactacttttcaagttgcattgtgggaaattttgagtgtaCTACTTTTTTACTCACTGGACTTTCGGACACCCCTAACAATGTGTGACCCTCAAAACCCCTTGTAGGGAATAGTGTACACATTTGGACACACAGCGGGGCTTTAACCATTTTTTAATGCAGGGTCTGTGGTACTGGGACCGGCCTACAGTGaaccctcctctgaccccgcccTCCCCGACCTGGTAAGTCCACAgagaaggcatctgacacatagggagggcatgtggcacacagggagggcatctgacacacagggagggcatgtggcacacagggagggcatctgacacacagggagggcatctggcacacagggagggcatctggcacacagggagtGCATCtggcacacggggagggcatctgacacacagagagggctcATTTGTCTCTTTTCCGTTCCAGGCGGTGGGTCTGGGTCTGGACTTCCTTAAACTGGGAGGACTGAGCGGTGCGGAGAGAACGACTCGATTCAACCGCCTCCTCGCCATCGAGGACGAGCTGCAAAGAGAGGGATGCCTcggtgagtcagatgccctcccagtgtgtcagatgccctccctgtgtgtcagatgccctcccagtgtgtcagatgccctcccagtgtgtcagataccctcccagtgtgtcagatgccctcccgccaTCACTTTTGGGAAatgcattattcaatatttttcttttttttagttttgaaagACAAGCTGCTGCCCCCGATCTTCCCCCAAAGACCAGAGCAGAACCCAGATCCAGACCAGGATACAGACCAGGGTCCAGAGCAGGATCTGGACCAGGATCAAACCCCTCCTTCTGAGTTCAGCTGAttctaaacctggaccaaacctggaccaaacacggattaaacatggattaaacatggactaaacatggactaaacatggactaaacatggactaaacatggactaaaccactaAATGAAACAAGAGACAGGACCTAacccagagtccagaccagaaccaggacttgGACTCAGTCTAACCAGAAAACTGGGTTCATTAGACCAGCTGTGACTGCGGAGATCTGAGACAGGTttaggaggagagacagagagaaagagggagggagagatggagagagagttgagagagagggagagatggagagagagagggagagatgaagagagagagagttgagagaaagggagagaaagagagttgagagagagggagagatggagagagagagagagagagttgagagagagggagagagagagttgagagagagggagagagggagaaagagaggaagggagagagggggagagagaggtaaagagagagatcagagagagagagacagagttatGAAAAGGATCTTTTCgttttactttttgttgaaatgtacattagaataataataataactgtcaTAATccaatttaaacatgtttgtttttaaaccaGAACAGACCCAAACATTTATGAgcatcacattttattttgacaaatgtttgagaaattatttttgtgttttaaaaatgacattttcaggTTTATTTCTGCAACAGTTTGaacaatttaacatttaaataaaacttattatttttataaaaccACAAACGTAAAAGTCACTGTTTAAAATtcagaaacaaaaagaaaagtgacATTTCAAAAATCTATTTAGAATGTGGAAAATatgagtctagtcccggtctagtcccggtctagtcccggtctagtcccggtctagtcccggtctagtccccgTCTAATCCTggactagtcctggtctagtcctggtctagtcatgttttagtcccggtctagatCTGGCTCAGggctcaggactaaaccaggactaaaccaggtctgtgctGCTGCAGTGCTGTGTCTCTATGGCGTCTCGTCTTCTCAGTAAAACCTGGTTGAGTTCTGAGTCTTGTTCTCTGGACACGGACCGGACTAAAGTCTTCGGGCTGCTCCGGTTAAAGTTCTCCTgtaaaacacagagaaatatgaaattatgaaactacatttaaactgagACTTAAAGATGGGGAATTTTACTTCCAaaggtattaactgtaacagaTAACATttgtagatcaccatgtttccttttgttgtttgctatattcgcccaaaacaacatattaatgtgattttttgacactctgagttcCCCTTCCTTTGCTGTCTGTGCCAAGcctctcccccttcagagcactatcacaacacaatcagacgCATTcaactaatgaaactactgcacatcacatcaggtttgtcaagtttctgtgtacagttttgtatcatgtttttgtatatttatggagaattgtcgtgtgggagcatgggtgacgtaggcctgtgggtggagccttgtacagtcTTGTACTGCTAATCGCAAGAAGGGTTAGAATAAGGTaaagagattgctagattattcaaacatgcgtggatAACATCTGAAACCTCTTGTTtttgagggaacagcgttagaacatgggagaaagctccaCAATATAGATTGATTGGTTTTAGAAAACTGCACTGATGAGTGATGCAATTCAAaagaggctaaaacaatagctgctcaGTAAAGGCAGTTTGAGTGTGGCGAAGGTCAGGGGACTTTAAAAACTAGGAGGGGCACCACCTGATGgtgtcacaaagtggaacagtgtcTGAGCTTTGCAGACTCTCAC encodes the following:
- the eno4 gene encoding enolase 4, with the protein product MSLFYAQSSVCKDAEELTELRQSAADFYRLNHVPEHLERALNELFTRRPSDLHGYLAEFFSALSSPPRISRVEGLEVLDSRGQPSILAQVYCIIRNHEKLVSSASVASYFGPKDSNSKDRAEQVSNALQWIQDLNQQLQDLSPEDQSQVDHILSGLYLSRLEELSESQPKPDDSTSTSLSNMADTPAPSNKKGKKGSAVKPPPPPEPPELLLSGGLSVGALSLSVARGGAQSRGVALYQHIAMLKSTQPPPQMHIPSLLISVLSCGKASPGKLNLFEEVLLIPKPGLRARQVMQTAQEVQREMQRIVGSGSKAGVSVTFGALLSDCGAPCLSAEKVEQPLDLLSEACSNLELNLGAELFVGLSCATPNLYDHSKGKYEVSSGLLKTPDEVVDLLQALLLKYPSVVTVIDPLRREDVEQWKRLAASVSESCSLLSDITFRVQAPPPPGVKGHVLKHVNHVTISDLIRVSTEQEGSVVLGPAYSEPSSDPALPDLAVGLGLDFLKLGGLSGAERTTRFNRLLAIEDELQREGCLVLKDKLLPPIFPQRPEQNPDPDQDTDQGPEQDLDQDQTPPSEFS